A part of Planctomycetota bacterium genomic DNA contains:
- a CDS encoding alkaline phosphatase D family protein — protein MTTRGVLAAVIVSVCGLAASAQTLPNGVAAGDTTQNSSVLWTRSTVLGPVNFEVSTTPDFSTIIGSFQRTVTDATLPVKVDVANLTPGTQYYYRATDAANSSSQGRFRTNAASGRNGFRMGVSGDWRGELAPYPAVKNVPGRNLDLWVGLGDTIYADVASPDVPVPQATTLPEFRAKHNEVYGSRYGANTLRDLRQSTSILVNIDDHEVTNDFAGGAHPSSDPRFAGQPGNYINETTLYGTGLQAFHEYNPIRSETYGPLADPRMSGKTKLYRERSFGQDAAVFSLDARSFRDQGLPAANPLDPGSVANYIVTSMTATNRTMLGTQQVSDVKAGLLSAQQAGTTWKFVMVPEPIQNLGVLGASDRFEGYAAERNDLLRYIDTNNIENVVFVAADIHGTLVNNLSYQNVPFGPQISTGAFEITTGSVAYDAPFGPTVVDIATQLGVLTPQQQAFYQSLPLAQREGFIQNLINAQITPLGYDPLGLQGSDIQATLLQGQYTATSTFGWTEFDVDPVTQELLVTTWGILPYTQAQLDADPAAILARDPFIVSQFRVTPVPAPGAGLLLAMGGVLAARRRR, from the coding sequence TGTGATTGTGTCCGTCTGCGGTCTGGCCGCGTCGGCCCAAACTCTTCCCAACGGCGTCGCGGCGGGCGATACGACGCAGAACTCGAGCGTGCTCTGGACGCGGAGCACGGTGCTGGGCCCGGTGAACTTCGAGGTCTCGACGACCCCGGACTTCTCGACCATCATCGGCTCGTTCCAGCGGACGGTGACCGACGCGACGCTGCCGGTGAAGGTCGACGTCGCGAATCTCACCCCCGGCACGCAGTACTACTACCGCGCGACGGACGCGGCGAACTCGAGCTCGCAGGGCCGCTTCAGGACGAACGCGGCGTCGGGCCGCAACGGCTTCCGGATGGGCGTGTCGGGCGACTGGCGGGGCGAGCTCGCGCCCTATCCGGCGGTCAAGAACGTTCCCGGGCGGAACCTCGACCTGTGGGTCGGGCTGGGCGACACGATCTACGCCGACGTGGCGTCGCCCGATGTGCCCGTGCCGCAGGCGACGACGCTGCCGGAGTTTCGCGCGAAGCACAACGAGGTGTACGGGTCGCGGTACGGCGCGAACACGCTGCGCGACCTGCGCCAGTCGACGTCGATCCTGGTGAACATCGACGACCACGAGGTGACGAACGACTTCGCCGGCGGGGCGCACCCGTCGAGCGATCCGCGCTTCGCGGGCCAGCCCGGGAACTACATCAACGAGACGACGCTGTACGGCACGGGGCTGCAGGCGTTCCACGAGTACAACCCGATCCGGTCGGAGACGTACGGCCCGCTGGCCGACCCCCGCATGTCGGGCAAGACCAAGCTGTACCGCGAGCGATCCTTCGGGCAGGACGCGGCGGTGTTCAGCCTCGACGCACGGTCGTTCCGCGACCAGGGCCTGCCGGCGGCCAACCCGCTCGACCCCGGCTCGGTCGCGAACTACATCGTGACCTCGATGACCGCGACGAACCGCACGATGCTGGGCACGCAGCAGGTGTCGGACGTCAAGGCCGGGCTGCTCTCGGCCCAACAGGCGGGCACGACCTGGAAGTTCGTCATGGTGCCAGAGCCCATCCAGAACCTGGGCGTGCTCGGCGCATCGGACCGGTTCGAGGGGTACGCGGCGGAGCGCAACGACCTGCTGCGATACATCGATACCAACAACATCGAGAACGTGGTGTTCGTCGCGGCGGACATTCACGGCACGCTGGTGAACAACCTGTCGTACCAGAACGTGCCTTTCGGCCCGCAGATCAGCACGGGCGCATTCGAGATCACGACCGGCTCGGTGGCCTATGACGCACCGTTCGGCCCGACGGTCGTCGACATCGCGACGCAGTTGGGCGTGCTGACCCCGCAGCAGCAGGCCTTCTATCAGAGTCTCCCGCTTGCACAGCGCGAGGGGTTCATCCAGAATCTGATCAACGCGCAGATCACGCCGCTGGGGTATGACCCGCTGGGGCTGCAGGGCTCGGACATCCAGGCGACGCTGCTGCAGGGGCAGTACACGGCGACGAGCACGTTCGGCTGGACCGAGTTCGATGTCGACCCCGTGACGCAGGAGCTGCTGGTGACGACCTGGGGCATCCTGCCGTACACGCAGGCGCAGCTCGATGCCGACCCGGCGGCGATCCTGGCGCGTGATCCGTTCATCGTCAGCCAGTTCCGCGTGACGCCGGTGCCCGCGCCGGGCGCCGGCCTGCTGCTGGCCATGGGCGGCGTGCTGGCGGCCCGTCGGCGCCGGTAA